The following are encoded together in the Flavobacterium sp. TR2 genome:
- a CDS encoding glutaminyl-peptide cyclotransferase produces MKKYNFLAVILLGITLIGCGDTKKGENSLFTIDDSAFPAHFTQKEVLNIGILNPNSKEIDSVAYFLNDKRIGGTKGAKDFRFELIDQKLGYQYLKATVYFGGDSSDATKRIEVVSDIEPKLLKYKVVNTYPHDKKAFTEGFEFYNDTLYESTGQEGASFIKKYDYKTGKVFKQIDLDQQYFGEGITFINGKLFQLTYKNKKGFIYDAKTLKLEKTFDYEKDIEGWGMTNDGKYIYQTDGTEKIWKVDPNTQKMIDYVNVYSGNSKIKAVNELEWINGKIYTNVWFKDAIAVVNPENGAVEGILNLSDLRKSMNDITTEDVLNGIAYNPKTKTIFVTGKNWSKMFEITVSE; encoded by the coding sequence AGCTGTCATTTTATTAGGAATCACATTAATTGGATGTGGAGATACAAAAAAAGGTGAAAATTCTTTATTTACTATCGATGATTCTGCTTTTCCAGCCCATTTTACGCAAAAAGAAGTGTTAAATATTGGAATTTTAAATCCAAATTCGAAGGAAATCGACAGCGTTGCCTACTTCTTAAACGACAAAAGAATTGGAGGCACAAAAGGCGCTAAAGATTTTAGATTTGAATTAATAGATCAAAAATTAGGCTATCAATACCTAAAAGCTACTGTTTATTTTGGAGGAGACTCTTCTGATGCAACCAAAAGAATAGAAGTTGTTTCTGATATTGAACCAAAATTATTAAAGTATAAAGTTGTAAACACTTATCCGCACGATAAAAAAGCCTTTACAGAAGGTTTTGAGTTTTACAACGACACTTTGTATGAAAGCACTGGACAAGAAGGCGCTTCGTTTATAAAAAAATACGATTATAAAACGGGTAAAGTTTTTAAACAAATTGATCTCGATCAGCAATATTTTGGAGAAGGGATCACTTTCATAAATGGCAAATTATTTCAGCTAACGTATAAAAACAAAAAAGGTTTTATCTACGATGCTAAAACTTTAAAACTGGAAAAAACTTTTGATTACGAAAAAGATATTGAAGGTTGGGGAATGACGAATGACGGAAAATATATCTATCAGACTGACGGAACAGAAAAGATTTGGAAAGTTGACCCAAATACTCAAAAAATGATCGATTATGTGAATGTTTATTCTGGAAACTCAAAAATCAAAGCCGTTAATGAGTTAGAATGGATTAACGGAAAAATCTATACAAACGTGTGGTTTAAAGACGCTATTGCAGTTGTAAATCCAGAAAACGGAGCTGTTGAAGGAATTTTAAATCTTTCTGATTTACGCAAATCTATGAACGACATTACAACTGAAGATGTATTAAACGGAATTGCATACAATCCTAAAACTAAAACCATTTTTGTAACGGGTAAAAATTGGAGCAAAATGTTTGAAATAACAGTTTCTGAATAA
- the hutI gene encoding imidazolonepropionase, which translates to MITLITNIQELLQVRETPIAKVSGAEMAELPTIKNAFLIIKDNLIEDFGSMDNLPKINADKIIDATGKVILPSWCDSHTHIVYAGNREQEFVDRINGLSYEEIANRGGGILNSAKKLNETSEEEIYEQSKIRLEEVMHLGTGAVEIKSGYGLTVDGELKMLRVIKKLAENYPIAIKATFLGAHAFPLHYKDDKAGYLDEIINEMLPEISKDKLADYVDVFCESGYFSVEETEKIMEAGLAFGLKPKIHVNQFNSIGGIQSGVKFNALSVDHLEIMNSEDIQALKNTETMPVALPSCSYFLSIPYTPAREMIKAGLPLALATDFNPGSTPSGNMNFVVATACIKMKMTPEEAINAATINGAYAMGLSETHGSITKGKKANLILTKPISSYYQIPYAFGSNLIESVFIEGRILE; encoded by the coding sequence ATGATCACTTTAATCACAAACATACAAGAGTTATTACAGGTTCGCGAGACTCCGATTGCTAAAGTTTCAGGTGCCGAAATGGCCGAACTCCCAACTATAAAGAACGCATTTTTAATAATAAAAGACAATCTGATTGAAGATTTCGGCTCAATGGATAATCTTCCAAAAATAAATGCCGACAAAATAATTGATGCGACAGGAAAAGTTATTCTTCCATCTTGGTGCGACAGCCATACGCACATTGTGTACGCAGGAAATCGCGAGCAGGAATTCGTAGACAGAATCAACGGACTTTCTTATGAAGAAATCGCCAATCGCGGCGGCGGAATTTTAAATTCGGCTAAAAAACTAAACGAGACGTCAGAAGAGGAAATTTACGAACAATCTAAGATTCGTCTCGAAGAAGTAATGCATTTAGGAACAGGAGCTGTCGAAATTAAATCGGGTTACGGTTTGACAGTTGATGGAGAATTAAAAATGCTTCGCGTCATTAAAAAATTGGCCGAAAACTATCCTATTGCAATAAAAGCTACGTTCTTGGGCGCCCATGCTTTTCCTTTACATTACAAAGACGATAAAGCAGGTTATCTAGACGAAATTATCAACGAAATGCTGCCCGAAATATCAAAAGACAAGCTTGCCGATTATGTTGATGTTTTCTGCGAAAGCGGCTATTTTTCTGTAGAAGAAACAGAAAAAATTATGGAAGCAGGTTTAGCATTTGGCTTAAAACCGAAAATTCACGTAAACCAATTCAATTCTATTGGCGGAATTCAGTCTGGAGTTAAATTTAATGCGCTTTCTGTGGATCATTTAGAAATTATGAATTCAGAAGATATTCAGGCATTAAAAAACACAGAAACGATGCCTGTGGCTTTGCCTTCGTGCTCTTACTTTTTAAGCATTCCATATACGCCAGCACGCGAAATGATAAAAGCCGGATTGCCTTTAGCATTGGCTACAGATTTCAACCCCGGTTCTACTCCATCAGGAAATATGAATTTTGTGGTGGCAACAGCTTGCATCAAAATGAAAATGACTCCAGAAGAAGCGATAAACGCCGCGACAATAAATGGCGCATATGCAATGGGTCTTTCTGAAACTCACGGAAGTATTACAAAAGGCAAAAAAGCCAATTTAATCTTGACAAAACCAATTTCTTCCTACTACCAAATTCCATATGCTTTTGGAAGCAATTTAATTGAATCTGTTTTTATAGAAGGAAGAATTCTAGAATAA